A genome region from Synchiropus splendidus isolate RoL2022-P1 chromosome 5, RoL_Sspl_1.0, whole genome shotgun sequence includes the following:
- the plekha7b gene encoding pleckstrin homology domain-containing family A member 7 isoform X5, with protein MAAPLGRDTLPACWSYGVCRDGRVFFINDKSRNTTWLHPRTGEPVNSGHMIRSDLPRGWEEGFTEEGASYFINHNLRFTSFRHPVTGQISQDNIEYTLDDHKKSHMSQPAANQSPPNKVTETPQPVTSTAAEANSGVKSSRGSAKVHSFGKRDNAIKRNLNVPVVVRGWLYKQDSSGMRLWKRKWFVLSDYCLFYYKDSREETVLGSIPLPSYVIAPVEPDDHINRKYAFKASHTGMRSYIYNKNSVIGSQAEHCGMRTYFFSADTQEDMNGWIRAMNQAALMQQSHTIRREVEKPVQKAATQNNHVQHNQPESLPERQHHQENGVRRPHGGNVQHVLDIKRRPSHPTTGEDPSTELVNGAAQKHAQQTVIQVALPPEQNGSVVYQRGFVTRTDPDKHVQRKNALAQVENWVQAQKGDPQKSVPSAEYNLPRRTPPPKPKVSISETTYHSLPKSPRVPSGSNSPTATCNLPSDYKYAHDRLSHFRMTTDERMATKEGMVWQLYEWQQRQQFRHGSPTASVYAGPNFTDSFRVALEMPRSISVPPSPCEVPPSLPSSFKPVSPRRPHTPSDRRTVRPLDDLAIGGSTRSSSPAHFCAHLSQTSKMERRSMPAMGYITHTVSAPSLHGKTPEELTLLLIQLRRHQAKMAGVPCDAFAHLQQHNGLLGPSMQADDTYVQLKKDLEYLDLKIQSIDPMILSVHKVLDNSTPAFGYSQNVTGRETLKRESPQPVKIAESDADVKLSRLCEQDKILQELEARIRTLKEDKDKLESVLDVSHQQMEQYREQPSHAEKIAYQQKLLQEDVVHIRAEISKASTEMENAWNEYSRLESDVDWLKSALQGQMNRCDLTQQEKVQLRKELWRIEDVIAGLSSSKANYKVTVSSIINPERKFVPSVSASSVPSVSGSPSAMEMRLSQQHSPHLSLSSHTPTAPSLSCSQPVYHFTQNNIAPVWCEEDVPPRPPLPQLYSPEEQPPAVPPLPKESTVIRHTSVRGLKRQSDERKRDREIGQFANGAEKVELRPCLSDPELMGAGDGSSGTGPTGLSGGYQTLPTRGSFSGSSLRLHQSSSISSYVTLRRAVSSAGEKERPKSALERLYSVNPQLPSGRMSAEEQLERMKRHQKALVRQRKRTLSHGDRRASSSTRSSSSRPLSADFGSWRREQEFDLQLLERAVQGEEAQGVRSVQGEEQPPEHKERPRSHSDEWLTFHSSTTTPPTQQTDKEVLDYDLDLNKELSKPQKVLIPERYVDTEPEEPLSPQELEDRHRKVERIKSLLAKSSVQNLASTVSVDNSELGLGALDSALQEQERIITMSYALASEASLKSKRVAAQAISGH; from the exons CCACAACCTGAGGTTCACGTCATTTCGACACCCAGTGACCGGGCAGATTTCCCAGGACAACATAGAGTACACACTAGACGACCA TAAAAAATCCCATATGTCCCAGCCGGCAGCCAATCAGAGCCCCCCAAATAAGGTCACAGAGACGCCACAGCCTGTGACCTCCACAGCAGCGGAAGCAAACTCAGGCGTAAAG AGCTCCAGAGGTTCAGCCAAGGTACACAGTTTTGGCAAAAGAGATAATGCCATCAAAAGGAACCTCAACGTCCCGGTGGTGGTGAGAGGATGGCTGTATAAACAG GACAGCTCTGGAATGCGTCTGTGGAAACGAAAGTGGTTTGTTTTGTCGGACTACTGCTTGTTTTACTACAAAG acagcagagaggaaacagtcCTCGGCAGCATCCCTCTGCCCAGTTATGTCATCGCACCCGTGGAGCCTGATGACCACATTAACCGGAAATATGCATTTAAG GCCAGCCATACAGGAATGCGCTCCTACATTTACAACAAGAACTCTGTGATTGGCTCGCAGGCGGAACACTGCGGGATGCGGACATATTTCTTCAGTGCGGACACACAGGAGGACATGAATGGCTGGATCCGGGCCATGAACCAGGCTGCGCTGATGCAGCAGAGTCACACCATAAGGAG AGAAGTGGAGAAACCAGTCCAAAAAGCAGCCACCCAGAACAACCACGTCCAGCACAACCAGCCAGAGAGCCTGCCAGAGAGACAGCATCATCAGGAGAACGGCGTGAGACGGCCTCACGGAGGAAATGTTCAACACGTTCTGGACATCAAAAGAAGACCCAGCCACCCCACGACCGGGGAGGATCCTTCCACGGAGTTAGTCAACGGTGCGGCACAGAAACACGCTCAGCAGACAGTCATCCAAGTGGCGCTGCCACCGGAACAGAACGGCAGTGTTGTTTACCAGAGGGGTTTCGTTACGCGGACTGACCCTGACAAgcatgtgcagaggaagaacGCGCTGGCTCAGGTGGAAAACTGGGTCCAGGCACAGAAAGGAGACCCTCAAAAAAG tgtCCCTTCGGCGGAATACAACCTTCCAAGACGGACTCCTCCTCCAAAGCCCAAAGTCAGCATTTCCGAAACTACCTATCACTCATTGCCAAAGTCTCCTCGGGTGCCGTCGGGCAGCAACTCTCCCACCGCCACATGCAACCTGCCGAGCGACTACAAGTACGCTCACGACCGACTCAGCCACTTCCGCATGACCACGGACGAGCGAATGGCCACGAAGGAGGGGATGGTGTGGCAGCTGTACGAgtggcagcagcggcagcagttcCGGCACGGAAGCCCGACCGCTTCCGTTTATGCCGGGCCAAACTTTACGGACTCTTTCCGAGTAGCGCTGGAGATGCCACGCTCCATCTCTGTGCCACCTTCTCCGTGCGAGGTGCCGCCGTCACTCCCCTCCTCCTTCAAGCCCGTCTCTCCTCGCAGGCCGCACACTCCCTCTGACAGACGGACAGTCCGGCCTCTGGATGATTTAGCAATCGGGGGCAGCACAAGATCAAGTTCCCCTGCTCACTTCTGTGCCCACCTTTCTCAG ACCTCCAAAATGGAGAGAAGGTCAATGCCAGCCATGGGCTACATCACGCACACCGTCAGCGCGCCCAGCTTGCATGGCAAGACG CCAGAGGAGCTGACTCTGCTCCTCATTCAGCTGCGGCGACACCAGGCCAAGATGGCTGGTGTTCCCTGCGATGCTTtcgctcacctgcagcagcacaacGGGCTTCTCGGCCCCAGCATGCAG GCTGATGACACTTACGTCCAGCTGAAGAAGGACCTGGAGTATCTAGACCTGAAG ATCCAAAGTATTGACCCGATGATCTTGTCGGTTCATAAAGTGCTCGACAACTCTACGCCTGCGTTTGGCTACTCTCAGAAT GTCACCGGACGAGAAACCCTGAAGAGGGAATCACCGCAGCCTGTGAAAATCGCAGAGAGCGATGCCGAT GTGAAATTAAGTCGACTCTGTGAGCAAGACAAGATTCTCCAGGAGCTGGAGGCCAGAATACGCACCTTAAAGGAAGACAAG GACAAGCTGGAGTCGGTGCTGGACGTGTCCCACCAGCAGATGGAGCAATACAGAGAGCAGCCCTCACACGCAGAGAAGATTGCCTACcagcagaagctgctgcaggaggacgTGGTCCACATCAGAGCTGAAATTTCAAAAGCGTCCACC GAGATGGAGAACGCCTGGAATGAGTACAGCCGTTTGGAGAGCGACGTGGACTGGCTGAAATCCGCTCTACAGGGGCAGATGAACCGCTGTGATCTCACTCAG CAAGAGAAAGTTCAGCTGAGGAAGGAGCTGTGGAGGATCGAAGACGTGATCGCCGGCCTCAGCAGCAGTAAAGCCAATTACAAAGTCACGGTCTCCTCCATAATAAACCCAG AGAGGAAATTTGTGCCTTCAGTGTCGGCGTCATCAGTGCCTTCTGTGTCTGGAAGCCCGTCTGCGATGGAGATGAGATTGTCCCAGCAGCACAGCCCCCACCTCAGCCTCAGTAGCCACACTCCCACAGCCCCCTCCCTGTCCTGCAGCCAGCCAGTGTACCACTTCACACAGAATAATATCGCTCCGGTTTGG TGTGAGGAAGATGTGCCTCCCAGACCTCCTCTACCTCAGCTGTACAGTCCTGAAGAGCAGCCCCCCGCCGTGCCACCCCTGCCCAAAGAGTCGACCGTCATCAGACACACTTCTGTCCGTGGACTCAAAAGACAGTCGGACGAGCGGAAGAGGGACCGGGAGATCGGACAGTTCGCCAACGGAGCGGAGAAGGTGGAGCTGAGGCCTTGTCTGAGTGACCCGGAGCTCATGGGAGCAGGAGACGGGTCAAGTGGCACTGGTCCAACAGGCCTCAGTGGAGGTTACCAGACATTACCGACCAGAG GCTCCTTCTCTGGCTCCTCCCTCAGACTGCATCAGTCCTCCAGCATCTCCTCCTACGTCACGCTGAGAAGAGCCGTTTCCTCTGCCGGCGAGAAG GAGAGACCCAAAAGTGCCTTGGAGCGCCTGTACTCTGTCAACCCGCAGCTACCGAGTGGGAGGATGAGTGCGGAGGAGCAGttggagaggatgaagaggcaCCAGAAAGCTCTCGTGCGACAGCGCAAACGGACCTTGAGCCACGGAGACCGCCGTGCCTCTTCATCGACCCGCTCTTCATCCTCGCGTCCTCTCTCGGCTGACTTCGGATCA TGGAGGAGGGAGCAGGAGTTCGACCTGCAGTTGCTGGAGAGGGCAGTGCAGGGGGAGGAGGCTCAGGGGGTGAGGAGCGTCCAGGGGGAGGAGCAGCCTCCCGAGCACAAAGAAAGACCCCGCTCTCACTCGGATGAATGGCTGACCTTCCACTCCTCCACCACGACCCCTCCCACCCAACAGACGGACAAGGAGGTGTTGGACTATGACCTGGACCTCAACAAAGAG TTGTCCAAACCTCAGAAGGTTCTAATCCCGGAGCGATACGTGGACACCGAGCCGGAGGAGCCCCTCAGTCctcaggagctggaggaccgaCATCGGAAGGTGGAACGCATCAAGAGCCTCTTGGCAAAGTCCAG TGTGCAGAATCTGGCTTCGACTGTGTCAGTGGACAATTCTGAGCTGGGTCTGGGGGCACTGGACTCGGCGCTGCAGGAGCAAGAGAGGATCATCACCATGTCCTACG
- the plekha7b gene encoding pleckstrin homology domain-containing family A member 7 isoform X4, with amino-acid sequence MVCSSQTGSISQTSTGINKMHGLGILEDGCSCMELAAKICSHNLRFTSFRHPVTGQISQDNIEYTLDDHKKSHMSQPAANQSPPNKVTETPQPVTSTAAEANSGVKSSRGSAKVHSFGKRDNAIKRNLNVPVVVRGWLYKQDSSGMRLWKRKWFVLSDYCLFYYKDSREETVLGSIPLPSYVIAPVEPDDHINRKYAFKASHTGMRSYIYNKNSVIGSQAEHCGMRTYFFSADTQEDMNGWIRAMNQAALMQQSHTIRREVEKPVQKAATQNNHVQHNQPESLPERQHHQENGVRRPHGGNVQHVLDIKRRPSHPTTGEDPSTELVNGAAQKHAQQTVIQVALPPEQNGSVVYQRGFVTRTDPDKHVQRKNALAQVENWVQAQKGDPQKSVPSAEYNLPRRTPPPKPKVSISETTYHSLPKSPRVPSGSNSPTATCNLPSDYKYAHDRLSHFRMTTDERMATKEGMVWQLYEWQQRQQFRHGSPTASVYAGPNFTDSFRVALEMPRSISVPPSPCEVPPSLPSSFKPVSPRRPHTPSDRRTVRPLDDLAIGGSTRSSSPAHFCAHLSQTSKMERRSMPAMGYITHTVSAPSLHGKTPEELTLLLIQLRRHQAKMAGVPCDAFAHLQQHNGLLGPSMQADDTYVQLKKDLEYLDLKIQSIDPMILSVHKVLDNSTPAFGYSQNVTGRETLKRESPQPVKIAESDADVKLSRLCEQDKILQELEARIRTLKEDKDKLESVLDVSHQQMEQYREQPSHAEKIAYQQKLLQEDVVHIRAEISKASTEMENAWNEYSRLESDVDWLKSALQGQMNRCDLTQQEKVQLRKELWRIEDVIAGLSSSKANYKVTVSSIINPERKFVPSVSASSVPSVSGSPSAMEMRLSQQHSPHLSLSSHTPTAPSLSCSQPVYHFTQNNIAPVWCEEDVPPRPPLPQLYSPEEQPPAVPPLPKESTVIRHTSVRGLKRQSDERKRDREIGQFANGAEKVELRPCLSDPELMGAGDGSSGTGPTGLSGGYQTLPTRGSFSGSSLRLHQSSSISSYVTLRRAVSSAGEKERPKSALERLYSVNPQLPSGRMSAEEQLERMKRHQKALVRQRKRTLSHGDRRASSSTRSSSSRPLSADFGSWRREQEFDLQLLERAVQGEEAQGVRSVQGEEQPPEHKERPRSHSDEWLTFHSSTTTPPTQQTDKEVLDYDLDLNKELSKPQKVLIPERYVDTEPEEPLSPQELEDRHRKVERIKSLLAKSSVQNLASTVSVDNSELGLGALDSALQEQERIITMSYALASEASLKSKRVAVPPQANSPTSPPPPPPPPPPLPPPPPPLPPVSLVPPSPRGSGIHYTFV; translated from the exons CCACAACCTGAGGTTCACGTCATTTCGACACCCAGTGACCGGGCAGATTTCCCAGGACAACATAGAGTACACACTAGACGACCA TAAAAAATCCCATATGTCCCAGCCGGCAGCCAATCAGAGCCCCCCAAATAAGGTCACAGAGACGCCACAGCCTGTGACCTCCACAGCAGCGGAAGCAAACTCAGGCGTAAAG AGCTCCAGAGGTTCAGCCAAGGTACACAGTTTTGGCAAAAGAGATAATGCCATCAAAAGGAACCTCAACGTCCCGGTGGTGGTGAGAGGATGGCTGTATAAACAG GACAGCTCTGGAATGCGTCTGTGGAAACGAAAGTGGTTTGTTTTGTCGGACTACTGCTTGTTTTACTACAAAG acagcagagaggaaacagtcCTCGGCAGCATCCCTCTGCCCAGTTATGTCATCGCACCCGTGGAGCCTGATGACCACATTAACCGGAAATATGCATTTAAG GCCAGCCATACAGGAATGCGCTCCTACATTTACAACAAGAACTCTGTGATTGGCTCGCAGGCGGAACACTGCGGGATGCGGACATATTTCTTCAGTGCGGACACACAGGAGGACATGAATGGCTGGATCCGGGCCATGAACCAGGCTGCGCTGATGCAGCAGAGTCACACCATAAGGAG AGAAGTGGAGAAACCAGTCCAAAAAGCAGCCACCCAGAACAACCACGTCCAGCACAACCAGCCAGAGAGCCTGCCAGAGAGACAGCATCATCAGGAGAACGGCGTGAGACGGCCTCACGGAGGAAATGTTCAACACGTTCTGGACATCAAAAGAAGACCCAGCCACCCCACGACCGGGGAGGATCCTTCCACGGAGTTAGTCAACGGTGCGGCACAGAAACACGCTCAGCAGACAGTCATCCAAGTGGCGCTGCCACCGGAACAGAACGGCAGTGTTGTTTACCAGAGGGGTTTCGTTACGCGGACTGACCCTGACAAgcatgtgcagaggaagaacGCGCTGGCTCAGGTGGAAAACTGGGTCCAGGCACAGAAAGGAGACCCTCAAAAAAG tgtCCCTTCGGCGGAATACAACCTTCCAAGACGGACTCCTCCTCCAAAGCCCAAAGTCAGCATTTCCGAAACTACCTATCACTCATTGCCAAAGTCTCCTCGGGTGCCGTCGGGCAGCAACTCTCCCACCGCCACATGCAACCTGCCGAGCGACTACAAGTACGCTCACGACCGACTCAGCCACTTCCGCATGACCACGGACGAGCGAATGGCCACGAAGGAGGGGATGGTGTGGCAGCTGTACGAgtggcagcagcggcagcagttcCGGCACGGAAGCCCGACCGCTTCCGTTTATGCCGGGCCAAACTTTACGGACTCTTTCCGAGTAGCGCTGGAGATGCCACGCTCCATCTCTGTGCCACCTTCTCCGTGCGAGGTGCCGCCGTCACTCCCCTCCTCCTTCAAGCCCGTCTCTCCTCGCAGGCCGCACACTCCCTCTGACAGACGGACAGTCCGGCCTCTGGATGATTTAGCAATCGGGGGCAGCACAAGATCAAGTTCCCCTGCTCACTTCTGTGCCCACCTTTCTCAG ACCTCCAAAATGGAGAGAAGGTCAATGCCAGCCATGGGCTACATCACGCACACCGTCAGCGCGCCCAGCTTGCATGGCAAGACG CCAGAGGAGCTGACTCTGCTCCTCATTCAGCTGCGGCGACACCAGGCCAAGATGGCTGGTGTTCCCTGCGATGCTTtcgctcacctgcagcagcacaacGGGCTTCTCGGCCCCAGCATGCAG GCTGATGACACTTACGTCCAGCTGAAGAAGGACCTGGAGTATCTAGACCTGAAG ATCCAAAGTATTGACCCGATGATCTTGTCGGTTCATAAAGTGCTCGACAACTCTACGCCTGCGTTTGGCTACTCTCAGAAT GTCACCGGACGAGAAACCCTGAAGAGGGAATCACCGCAGCCTGTGAAAATCGCAGAGAGCGATGCCGAT GTGAAATTAAGTCGACTCTGTGAGCAAGACAAGATTCTCCAGGAGCTGGAGGCCAGAATACGCACCTTAAAGGAAGACAAG GACAAGCTGGAGTCGGTGCTGGACGTGTCCCACCAGCAGATGGAGCAATACAGAGAGCAGCCCTCACACGCAGAGAAGATTGCCTACcagcagaagctgctgcaggaggacgTGGTCCACATCAGAGCTGAAATTTCAAAAGCGTCCACC GAGATGGAGAACGCCTGGAATGAGTACAGCCGTTTGGAGAGCGACGTGGACTGGCTGAAATCCGCTCTACAGGGGCAGATGAACCGCTGTGATCTCACTCAG CAAGAGAAAGTTCAGCTGAGGAAGGAGCTGTGGAGGATCGAAGACGTGATCGCCGGCCTCAGCAGCAGTAAAGCCAATTACAAAGTCACGGTCTCCTCCATAATAAACCCAG AGAGGAAATTTGTGCCTTCAGTGTCGGCGTCATCAGTGCCTTCTGTGTCTGGAAGCCCGTCTGCGATGGAGATGAGATTGTCCCAGCAGCACAGCCCCCACCTCAGCCTCAGTAGCCACACTCCCACAGCCCCCTCCCTGTCCTGCAGCCAGCCAGTGTACCACTTCACACAGAATAATATCGCTCCGGTTTGG TGTGAGGAAGATGTGCCTCCCAGACCTCCTCTACCTCAGCTGTACAGTCCTGAAGAGCAGCCCCCCGCCGTGCCACCCCTGCCCAAAGAGTCGACCGTCATCAGACACACTTCTGTCCGTGGACTCAAAAGACAGTCGGACGAGCGGAAGAGGGACCGGGAGATCGGACAGTTCGCCAACGGAGCGGAGAAGGTGGAGCTGAGGCCTTGTCTGAGTGACCCGGAGCTCATGGGAGCAGGAGACGGGTCAAGTGGCACTGGTCCAACAGGCCTCAGTGGAGGTTACCAGACATTACCGACCAGAG GCTCCTTCTCTGGCTCCTCCCTCAGACTGCATCAGTCCTCCAGCATCTCCTCCTACGTCACGCTGAGAAGAGCCGTTTCCTCTGCCGGCGAGAAG GAGAGACCCAAAAGTGCCTTGGAGCGCCTGTACTCTGTCAACCCGCAGCTACCGAGTGGGAGGATGAGTGCGGAGGAGCAGttggagaggatgaagaggcaCCAGAAAGCTCTCGTGCGACAGCGCAAACGGACCTTGAGCCACGGAGACCGCCGTGCCTCTTCATCGACCCGCTCTTCATCCTCGCGTCCTCTCTCGGCTGACTTCGGATCA TGGAGGAGGGAGCAGGAGTTCGACCTGCAGTTGCTGGAGAGGGCAGTGCAGGGGGAGGAGGCTCAGGGGGTGAGGAGCGTCCAGGGGGAGGAGCAGCCTCCCGAGCACAAAGAAAGACCCCGCTCTCACTCGGATGAATGGCTGACCTTCCACTCCTCCACCACGACCCCTCCCACCCAACAGACGGACAAGGAGGTGTTGGACTATGACCTGGACCTCAACAAAGAG TTGTCCAAACCTCAGAAGGTTCTAATCCCGGAGCGATACGTGGACACCGAGCCGGAGGAGCCCCTCAGTCctcaggagctggaggaccgaCATCGGAAGGTGGAACGCATCAAGAGCCTCTTGGCAAAGTCCAG TGTGCAGAATCTGGCTTCGACTGTGTCAGTGGACAATTCTGAGCTGGGTCTGGGGGCACTGGACTCGGCGCTGCAGGAGCAAGAGAGGATCATCACCATGTCCTACG